From one Apium graveolens cultivar Ventura unplaced genomic scaffold, ASM990537v1 ctg6013, whole genome shotgun sequence genomic stretch:
- the LOC141702972 gene encoding NAC domain-containing protein 1-like has translation MSFMSYKKQRSTGVDWMKRAPLGVRFCPTDLEAFAYLFSKIYVKHLKLLPLELVQEFDVYESKPCKLPRKEEDEFSYYFTRRTHRSANKIDRYIRDDKGYWRKSGSTKKAAGKKSTLVYHHKSKKDTGKGQKTNWIMHEYELANENGSDRSARSSSRSLVLCRIYERKELEEKEHEEKEIGDQKEDINNELDLPGLLRMLGESHSEVLNRVVEEEGDLDCEIDNNATLPNSPTPDRGASVDLRMSNTQQSYTRNLIQSMDGPNTSVMSIVEETDIDLSLRL, from the coding sequence ATGTCGTTTATGAGTTATAAAAAACAAAGATCAACAGGCGTTGATTGGATGAAACGAGCACCACTGGGTGTTAGATTTTGTCCAACTGATTTAGAGGCTTTCGCTTACTTATTCAGCAAGATCTACGTGAAGCACTTAAAACTTTTACCACTGGAGTTAGTTCAAGAGTTTGATGTTTACGAATCTAAACCATGCAAGCTTCCCCGTAAAGAAGAAGATGAGTTTTCGTACTACTTTACGCGAAGGACTCATCGGAGTGCGAACAAGATTGATAGGTATATCAGAGACGACAAAGGTTATTGGAGAAAGAGTGGCAGTACTAAGAAAGCAGCCGGGAAGAAGAGCACACTGGTTTATCATCATAAATCTAAAAAAGATACAGGTAAAGGTCAGAAAACCAATTGGATTATGCACGAATATGAATTGGCCAATGAGAATGGTAGTGATAGATCTGCGAGATCTTCAAGCAGGAGTTTGGTGTTGTGTAGAATTTACGAAAGAAAAGAACTTGAAGAAAAAGAACATGAAGAAAAAGAGATCGGGGATCAGAAGGAAGATATAAATAATGAATTGGATTTGCCGGGACTGCTGCGAATGTTGGGTGAATCACATTCTGAAGTTCTAAATAGAGTTGTAGAAGAAGAGGGGGATTTAGATTGCGAAATTGACAACAATGCTACTTTACCAAATTCGCCTACACCTGACCGGGGCGCTAGTGTTGATTTGCGGATGAGTAACACTCAACAAAGCTATACCCGTAATTTGATCCAAAGTATGGATGGACCAAATACCAGTGTAATGAGTATAGTGGAAGAGACTGATATAGACCTAAGCTTGCGGCTGTAA